A single window of Methylocella tundrae DNA harbors:
- a CDS encoding alpha/beta fold hydrolase — MTDYEIFELGDVVLQSKKTLRGAKLAYKTYGALNAKKDNSIVYPTWYSGQHYENEWLIGEGMALDPRKYFVIVPNMFGNGLSTSPSNAPEPYNQARFPNVTAYDNVRQQYRLVTEKFGIESLELVTGWSMGALQTYHWGALYPDMVKRILPFAGSAKCSRHNFVFLEGVKAALTADAAFQDGWYRSPPTKGLRAMARVYAGWGFSQAFYREELDIKAMGYASLEDFLVGFWEGIFLPRDANNLLTMLWTWQNGDISNNEVFNGDFPKALAAIKSKAFIMPSKTDLYFPPEDNAFEVAHMPNAELRVIDSIWGHFAGGPGTSPADVKTLDAALRELLAS; from the coding sequence ATGACAGATTATGAGATCTTCGAACTTGGCGACGTTGTTCTGCAAAGCAAGAAAACGCTGCGCGGCGCCAAGCTCGCGTATAAGACCTATGGCGCGCTGAACGCCAAAAAAGACAACTCTATTGTCTACCCGACCTGGTATTCCGGCCAGCACTATGAAAACGAGTGGCTGATCGGGGAAGGAATGGCGCTCGATCCTCGCAAATATTTTGTCATCGTTCCAAATATGTTTGGCAATGGGCTGTCGACCTCGCCGAGCAACGCGCCGGAACCCTATAATCAGGCGCGATTTCCGAATGTCACCGCCTATGACAATGTGCGGCAACAATACCGGCTGGTGACGGAAAAGTTCGGCATCGAGAGCCTCGAACTTGTCACCGGCTGGTCGATGGGCGCGTTACAGACCTATCATTGGGGCGCGCTTTACCCCGATATGGTGAAGCGCATTCTTCCCTTCGCTGGGTCGGCTAAATGCTCACGCCACAATTTCGTGTTCCTTGAAGGCGTGAAGGCGGCTTTGACGGCGGACGCCGCATTTCAGGACGGCTGGTACAGGTCGCCGCCGACCAAGGGCCTGCGCGCGATGGCGCGCGTCTATGCCGGCTGGGGCTTCTCGCAAGCATTCTATCGCGAAGAACTCGACATCAAGGCGATGGGCTATGCCTCGCTGGAGGATTTCCTCGTCGGATTCTGGGAGGGGATCTTCCTGCCCCGAGACGCCAACAACCTGCTGACGATGCTCTGGACCTGGCAGAATGGCGACATCAGCAACAATGAGGTGTTCAACGGCGATTTTCCCAAGGCGCTCGCCGCTATCAAATCGAAGGCGTTTATCATGCCGTCGAAAACCGATCTCTATTTCCCGCCGGAAGACAACGCCTTCGAGGTCGCCCATATGCCGAACGCCGAGCTGCGGGTCATCGATTCCATTTGGGGACATTTCGCCGGGGGGCCCGGGACGAGCCCGGCCGACGTCAAGACGCTGGACGCGGCTCTGCGCGAATTGCTGGCGAGCTGA
- a CDS encoding DEAD/DEAH box helicase yields the protein MTFNELGLSEKVLQAVEASGYTTPTPIQAQAIPYALAGRDVLGIAQTGTGKTAAFTLPMLSRLEQGRARARMPRTLILEPTRELAAQVEESFARYGVNHKINVALLIGGVSFGDQETKIMRGADVLIATPGRLLDFAERGKLLLTAIEILVIDEADRMLDMGFIPDIERICKLVPFTRQTLFFSATMPPEITRLTETFLHNPVRIEVARAASTATTITQGLVASAPGPAKRETLRRLLRGAADFKNAIIFCNRKRDVALLHKSLQKHGFNAGALHGDLDQRARTASLDAFKSGEVALLVCSDVAARGLDIPDVSHVFNFDLPTHAEDYVHRIGRTGRAGKSGVAISIITKADQKYLAEIEKLIARKIDWLGGEALSDLTDEGEAEAPHHERGSRRGGSSRGERPRAEADVPQKSRRREKSEPQRQHVEERPAPEPQARAAAPSRERGRHHADDDAPVVGMGDHVPMFMLRPVKLKPGKTVAADEDESTRVG from the coding sequence ATGACATTCAACGAACTCGGTCTCAGCGAGAAAGTGCTGCAAGCGGTCGAAGCTTCAGGCTATACGACGCCGACGCCGATTCAAGCCCAGGCCATCCCCTACGCGCTCGCCGGACGCGACGTGCTCGGCATTGCGCAGACAGGCACGGGCAAGACCGCCGCATTCACTTTGCCGATGCTGTCGCGGCTGGAGCAGGGCCGCGCCAGGGCGAGAATGCCGCGCACCCTTATTCTCGAGCCGACCCGTGAGCTCGCCGCGCAAGTCGAAGAGAGTTTCGCGCGCTATGGCGTCAATCACAAGATCAATGTCGCGCTGCTGATCGGCGGCGTCTCCTTTGGCGATCAGGAAACCAAGATCATGCGCGGCGCCGACGTGCTGATCGCAACGCCCGGCCGCCTGCTCGACTTCGCCGAGCGCGGCAAGCTGCTGCTTACCGCAATCGAGATCCTCGTCATCGACGAAGCCGACCGCATGCTCGACATGGGTTTCATCCCGGACATCGAGCGTATCTGCAAACTCGTGCCCTTCACGCGGCAGACCTTGTTCTTTTCCGCCACCATGCCGCCGGAAATCACCCGCCTGACCGAGACTTTTCTGCACAATCCGGTGCGGATCGAGGTGGCGCGCGCCGCTTCCACCGCCACGACCATCACGCAGGGGCTCGTCGCCTCGGCGCCGGGGCCAGCGAAGCGCGAAACCCTGCGCCGCCTTCTTCGCGGCGCCGCCGACTTCAAGAACGCGATCATTTTCTGCAACCGCAAGCGCGACGTGGCTTTGCTGCATAAGTCCTTGCAAAAGCACGGATTCAACGCCGGCGCACTGCATGGCGACTTGGATCAGCGTGCGCGCACCGCCTCGCTCGACGCCTTCAAGTCTGGCGAAGTCGCACTCCTCGTCTGCTCCGACGTCGCCGCGCGCGGTCTCGATATTCCCGATGTCAGCCACGTTTTCAATTTCGACCTTCCGACCCACGCGGAAGATTATGTCCACCGCATCGGGCGGACCGGACGCGCCGGCAAGAGCGGCGTCGCCATTTCGATCATCACCAAGGCCGATCAAAAATACCTTGCCGAGATCGAAAAGCTGATCGCCCGCAAGATTGACTGGCTCGGCGGCGAGGCGCTCTCCGATCTGACTGATGAAGGCGAGGCCGAGGCGCCGCATCATGAGCGCGGCTCGAGGCGCGGCGGCTCCTCGCGCGGCGAGCGCCCGCGCGCGGAAGCCGACGTTCCGCAAAAATCGCGACGCAGGGAAAAGAGCGAACCCCAGCGCCAGCACGTGGAAGAGCGGCCGGCCCCCGAGCCGCAGGCGCGGGCGGCGGCGCCCAGCCGCGAGCGCGGTCGGCATCACGCGGACGATGACGCCCCCGTCGTCGGCATGGGCGACCATGTGCCCATGTTCATGCTGCGCCCGGTCAAGCTGAAGCCTGGAAAGACCGTCGCTGCGGACGAAGACGAGTCGACCCGCGTCGGCTGA
- a CDS encoding TetR/AcrR family transcriptional regulator → MKDTRLELLTKAEALVRSRGYSGFSYADLALAVGVRTASIHYYFPAKKDLGVALVAFYDERYDAEMARILRATDDGLERVTAYARLYLSGLEQKLGCLCAVLAITPEFLPTEIREAVRRFFRKHFLWLKTVLEEGRANGSIRKDIDCDQQARVAIALLEGALLMEPMLDGSSGFMSAIAALQSQLRPA, encoded by the coding sequence ATGAAAGACACGCGATTGGAGCTGCTGACCAAAGCGGAGGCGCTGGTCAGAAGCCGGGGCTATAGCGGCTTCAGCTATGCGGACCTTGCGCTTGCCGTCGGCGTGCGCACAGCGAGCATTCACTATTATTTCCCCGCCAAGAAGGATCTCGGCGTCGCGCTGGTCGCGTTTTACGACGAAAGATATGACGCGGAGATGGCCCGCATACTTCGCGCCACCGACGATGGGCTGGAGCGCGTCACTGCTTATGCGAGACTCTACCTGAGCGGATTGGAGCAAAAGCTCGGCTGTCTGTGCGCTGTGCTTGCGATAACGCCTGAATTTCTGCCCACTGAAATCCGGGAAGCGGTGCGGCGCTTCTTCAGGAAGCATTTTTTGTGGCTCAAGACCGTCCTTGAAGAAGGTCGCGCCAACGGCAGCATCCGGAAAGACATAGACTGCGACCAGCAGGCCCGCGTCGCGATTGCGCTTCTGGAAGGCGCCTTGCTGATGGAGCCGATGCTTGACGGCTCCAGCGGATTCATGAGCGCCATCGCGGCGCTCCAGAGCCAGTTGCGGCCGGCATAG
- a CDS encoding TonB-dependent receptor, with translation MLGKFGLSKILFLAAGLTPLAFTSALAQSPTAAAPADPNVVALPEVDVISTSPLSGGTGEERNSFPSMVQTVTPDDFARTRSPNVTDALQQRVPGVTVIDVNGNPFSQDLYYRGFQASPLQGTPQGLAVYQNGMRVNEAFGDTVNWDLIPPQAIARTDIFTANPIFGLNALGGAISIEMKNGFNWQGFEAQILGGSYGRVSGYFQYGKQVDNFSLYVTADAAHDGGWRYFSPSTLARVYGDLGYRTQDAEIHLIASGATSNLGVIGPTPVNLLSQSLSSVFTSPQSTQNDAGSIAFTGKFDINKNWQIGSNFYLRTFQQKHTDGNDSDLQDCADNADPAGFSGFLCLASDNFPSETNGAAFVLHDKNGNPIPFSPTTVYGTIDRTVTHSTTAGTTLQATNKDKFFGHDNYFVFGGSVDRGSFSFSSNSTLGAIQPNLLVSPTGLFAGSGSVIQTAGDIGYVPTWLTGTTTYYGVFALDTFNVTPDLAVTAGARLNIANIDTQDASGGYNSELNSSNNFDRINPVVGITYQIQPWISAYGGYSEANRAPTPLELDCANKLNPCLLENSLVSDPPLQQVVSHTIEAGLRGASNNIFGDGRINWKAGYFHTENTNDIISLSSTITGHGYYANVPATLRQGVEAGLDYHNGDLMAYVNYAFTDATYRFTGELASPFNPYADANGNVLVTPGDHIPGIPRQTLKFGGEYAFTPKFKAGTDILIVGSQYYIGDNSNLNPQLPLYWTANIHASYQLTDNIQIFGLVNNLFNNRNATYGSFFDTTTNAQIANGTPLTDPRNQTPMTPLSLYGGVKVTF, from the coding sequence GTGCTGGGGAAATTCGGTTTATCCAAAATATTGTTTTTGGCGGCCGGGCTGACGCCTTTGGCTTTTACCAGCGCTTTGGCGCAGAGCCCGACGGCTGCCGCGCCCGCTGATCCGAATGTCGTCGCGCTCCCTGAGGTCGACGTCATTTCGACCTCGCCGCTGTCTGGCGGAACGGGCGAAGAACGCAACAGCTTCCCAAGCATGGTGCAGACGGTGACGCCCGATGATTTCGCGCGCACCAGATCTCCCAACGTCACGGATGCGCTGCAGCAGCGCGTGCCGGGCGTCACAGTTATCGACGTCAACGGCAACCCATTTTCGCAGGATCTCTATTATCGCGGTTTTCAGGCCTCGCCGCTGCAGGGCACGCCGCAAGGCCTTGCCGTTTACCAGAACGGCATGCGCGTCAATGAGGCGTTCGGCGACACAGTCAATTGGGATCTGATCCCGCCGCAGGCCATCGCCCGCACGGACATCTTCACCGCCAATCCGATCTTCGGGCTCAACGCCCTCGGCGGCGCCATCAGCATCGAGATGAAGAACGGCTTCAACTGGCAGGGATTTGAGGCGCAGATTCTCGGCGGCTCTTATGGCCGCGTCTCCGGCTATTTCCAATATGGCAAGCAGGTCGACAATTTCAGCCTCTATGTCACCGCCGACGCGGCGCATGACGGCGGCTGGCGCTATTTCTCGCCGTCGACGCTGGCGCGCGTCTATGGCGATCTCGGCTACCGCACGCAGGACGCCGAAATTCACCTCATCGCCTCGGGCGCGACATCGAACCTCGGGGTTATTGGACCAACGCCGGTCAACCTCTTGAGCCAAAGCCTTTCCAGCGTCTTCACCTCGCCGCAATCGACGCAGAACGACGCCGGCTCGATCGCTTTCACGGGCAAGTTCGACATCAACAAGAACTGGCAGATCGGCAGCAATTTCTACCTCCGCACGTTCCAGCAAAAGCATACGGACGGCAACGACTCCGATCTTCAGGATTGCGCCGATAACGCAGATCCGGCCGGATTTTCGGGCTTTCTCTGCCTCGCGAGCGATAATTTCCCATCAGAGACAAACGGCGCCGCTTTCGTTCTCCACGATAAGAACGGCAATCCGATCCCTTTCTCGCCGACCACGGTCTACGGGACGATCGACCGCACCGTCACCCATTCGACGACGGCCGGTACGACCCTGCAGGCGACGAACAAGGATAAATTCTTCGGCCATGACAATTATTTCGTCTTCGGCGGCAGCGTCGACCGCGGCTCTTTCAGCTTCAGCTCCAACAGCACTCTCGGGGCCATTCAACCTAATCTGCTCGTCTCCCCGACTGGACTCTTTGCAGGCTCAGGGTCAGTCATCCAAACGGCGGGCGATATTGGCTATGTGCCGACGTGGCTGACGGGCACGACGACTTATTACGGCGTCTTCGCGCTCGATACCTTCAACGTCACGCCGGATCTCGCGGTGACGGCGGGCGCCCGGCTCAATATCGCCAATATCGACACGCAGGACGCCAGCGGCGGCTACAATTCGGAGCTGAACAGCTCCAATAATTTCGATCGCATCAATCCGGTCGTCGGGATCACTTATCAGATCCAGCCCTGGATTTCCGCCTATGGCGGCTATTCGGAAGCCAACCGCGCCCCGACCCCGCTGGAGCTTGATTGCGCCAACAAGCTCAATCCTTGCTTGCTGGAGAATTCTCTCGTCTCGGACCCGCCTTTGCAGCAAGTCGTCTCGCACACGATCGAAGCAGGCCTGCGCGGCGCCTCGAACAACATATTCGGCGATGGACGGATCAACTGGAAGGCAGGCTACTTCCACACCGAAAACACAAACGACATCATCTCTCTATCCAGCACCATCACCGGCCACGGCTATTACGCCAATGTGCCCGCGACCCTGCGCCAGGGCGTCGAGGCCGGGCTCGATTATCACAATGGCGATCTCATGGCCTATGTAAACTACGCCTTCACCGACGCGACCTACCGCTTCACCGGCGAGCTGGCGTCTCCCTTTAACCCTTACGCCGACGCCAACGGCAATGTGCTGGTGACTCCCGGCGATCATATCCCCGGCATTCCCCGGCAGACGCTGAAGTTCGGCGGCGAATATGCCTTCACGCCGAAGTTCAAAGCGGGGACGGATATTTTGATCGTTGGCAGCCAATATTATATCGGCGACAATTCAAACCTAAATCCGCAGCTTCCGCTCTACTGGACGGCGAATATTCACGCGTCCTACCAGCTGACCGACAACATTCAGATCTTCGGGCTGGTCAATAATCTATTCAACAACCGCAACGCTACCTACGGCTCATTTTTCGATACGACGACGAACGCCCAGATCGCCAATGGCACGCCACTGACCGATCCGCGCAATCAAACGCCCATGACGCCCCTCTCGCTCTATGGCGGCGTCAAGGTCACTTTCTAG
- a CDS encoding carboxymuconolactone decarboxylase family protein encodes MMQNWAAYREQLSETFGTIGQINPDILKGNQILSDAAPKTATLSAKMRELIALAVAVTTRCDGCIAFHTEAARKAGATKEELAETLGVAIALNTGAALVYSARAMHAFDAG; translated from the coding sequence ATGATGCAAAATTGGGCAGCCTACCGCGAGCAACTCTCCGAAACTTTCGGAACGATCGGTCAAATCAATCCCGACATCCTCAAAGGAAATCAGATCCTTTCCGATGCCGCGCCAAAGACAGCCACTCTGAGCGCGAAGATGCGCGAACTCATTGCGCTCGCGGTCGCCGTCACGACGCGTTGCGACGGCTGCATCGCCTTCCATACGGAAGCGGCGCGCAAGGCGGGGGCGACAAAGGAGGAGCTGGCGGAAACGCTCGGCGTCGCCATCGCGCTGAACACGGGCGCCGCTTTGGTTTACTCGGCGCGCGCCATGCACGCCTTCGACGCCGGTTAA